The genomic DNA AAAAATGCACCTATGGATAAGAGCGCATATCCCAGAATATCCAGTATTATCATCTTCTCCCCTCCAAATACCTGGCAATCACTATGGTCTCAAGAAAGGAGAGCGCAGCATATACAAGCGCTATATCTAGAAAGAGGGGATTGCCATCGATTAGAGAAAATAACACTATCGCACTTGTAATCATCACGTTCAATATATCTAGCGCTGCAACTCTGTCTGGAACCGTCGGCCCTCTCAGCAA from Mesotoga infera includes the following:
- a CDS encoding cation:proton antiporter; this encodes MIGFSIFFSLILAGAVLTLYRLLRGPTVPDRVAALDILNVMITSAIVLFSLIDGNPLFLDIALVYAALSFLETIVIARYLEGRR